Proteins from a single region of Macrotis lagotis isolate mMagLag1 chromosome 2, bilby.v1.9.chrom.fasta, whole genome shotgun sequence:
- the LOC141514844 gene encoding uncharacterized protein LOC141514844, which yields MTGQLRPVRGPAQAPAPALTPCPAPRGHGRGHGEPPISLSVTTERGPRPASKAFGRGGLPMETRTDDQTDGRNTPRASPPPQSLHVRAQTISGVRILTCHSHHRLPPPPDVSLVRLRSASAPLPNSPPPSLGAPPSSRLTPVLIGLPSLFCLASGWSSVNTGQIVEVHWPRRLQIKLWFSANHHRRRRLPPSDAFRAPAPGRTRSAATDATSSPAAVMVPCVAGAPGRGGP from the exons ATGACAGGGCAGCTGCGGCCCGTCCGGGGCCCGGCTCAGGCCCCCGCCCCGGCTCTCACGCCGTGCCCAGCCCCCCGAGGCCACGGCAGGGGCCACGGGGAACCCCCGATTTCGCTTTCAGTGACGACCGAGAGGGGGCCGCGCCCCGCCTCCAAGGCATTT GGCCGGGGAGGCCTCCCGATGGAGACGCGGACCGACGACCAGACGGACGGACGAAACACCCCACGGGCTTCGCCTCCCCCCCAGAGCCTCCATGTTCGCGCTCAGACCATATCCGGGGTGCGCATCCTCACCTGCCACTCACACCACCGACTCCCTCCGCCGCCGGATGTGTCACTAGTTCGCCTCCGCTCAGCTTCTGCCCCTTTACCCAACTCCCCGCCCCCTTCGCTCGGAGCACCGCCCTCCTCCCGCCTGACCCCAGTTCTCATTGGCCTGCCGTCGCTCTTCTGCCTAGCCAGTGGCTGGTCCTCCGTAAACACGGGGCAGATAGTCGAGGTCCATTGGCCGAGGCGCCTGCAGATCAAACTTTGGTTTTCGGCCAATCATCATCGTCGAAGGCGGTTGCCGCCCTCCGACGCCTTCCGGGCCCCTGCCCCTGGGCGGACGCGATCTGCCGCAACTGACGCCACCTCCAGCCCCGCCGCTGTAATGGTTCCGTGTGTGGCCGGGGCGCCCGGCCGTGGAGGACCGTGA